Proteins found in one Triticum aestivum cultivar Chinese Spring chromosome 4D, IWGSC CS RefSeq v2.1, whole genome shotgun sequence genomic segment:
- the LOC123098822 gene encoding uncharacterized protein yields MKATTPRGGGVETAKPKKRKKAGAGGFIFGCGGSRSVAVVADNLSTMALAKSSSSSSAGPTAEPAPAAKPKAPAYHDAEGAPSVDALLGQLRELERGVRALGVRAREEDGVAQACRCSARPPRHRQGGRGRLEEESVAVVTETEDPLGEFRRSMAEMVVENGITGGAELRELLQRFLSLNAARHHHLILRAFADVWEELFAGDPTKKLKQKRPAVSPAGHGARASS; encoded by the coding sequence ATGAAAGCGACGACACCTcgcggcggcggcgtggagacTGCGAagccgaagaagaggaagaaggcggGCGCGGGTGGGTTCATCTTTGGCTGCGGCGGCTCCAGGTCTGTGGCCGTCGTCGCAGACAATCTCTCCACGATGGCACTGGccaagtcgtcgtcgtcgtcgagcgCCGGACCAACGGCGGAACCAGCGCCCGCAGCGAAGCCCAAGGCGCCGGCCTACCACGACGCCGAGGGCGCGCCGAGCGTGGACGCGCTCCTGGGCCAGCTCCGCGAGCTGGAGCGCGGCGTGCGCGCGCTGGGCGTCCGGGCCCGGGAGGAGGACGGCGTCGCGCAGGCGTGCCGTTGCAGCGCGAGGCCGccgcggcaccggcaaggtgggcGCGGTCGGCTGGAGGAGGAGAGCGTGGCGGTGGTGACGGAGACGGAGGACCCGCTGGGCGAGTTCCGGCGGTCCATGGCGGAGATGGTGGTGGAGAACGGGATCACGGGCGGCGCGGAGCTGCGGGAGCTGCTGCAGCGGTTCCTGTCGCTCAACGCGGCGCGCCACCACCACCTCATCCTCCGCGCCTTCGCGGACGTCTGGGAGGAGCTCTTCGCCGGCGACCCCACGAAGAAGCTGAAGCAGAAGCGTCCTGCTGTCTCCCCTGCAGGCCATGGCGCCCGGGCGAGCAGCTAG